From a single Acidimicrobiales bacterium genomic region:
- a CDS encoding alpha-(1->3)-arabinofuranosyltransferase family protein, which produces MSLTAPSRTARVGPAGRTGWARPPGGWLEYLAVALIAFVPQLWSQPGVADSDTKSYLYLDPGRYLGQSASMWNPNIGLGTVTHEQIGFLWPLDPFFWAVHALGIPLWVGQRLWVGLLLFGAGAGVLYLCRTVGLGGPGRFVAAVAYMLSPYFLQDVGRIGTLVLPWAGLGWMVAFVIRGVRTGGWRYPALSALVWLTVSGNNASGPVYAAVAPLLWLVYAVFVAKDHTLRQAWGVIWRTAILVAGVSLWWAWALAIESGYGLNVLGTTETVSAVAKTSLSSEVLRGLGYWFYYGADLAGPWAATSAGFTQDLWLIGLSFAVPLVALVAAVVVRWRQRFFFLVLIIVGMILAVGSHPYGDPSILGGVIKSFMTKTTAGLALRSSDRATPIVLLGLAVLLGAGVTALAHRRRLLGAAATVLTLATVAAANPPAWNGTTVLDRYTFPTPIPSYVTQAADALNATHRQTRVLAVPGDNFGAYRYGNTVDPIWPGLLTRPFATHEQVVSGSLPSYDLLYALDYPMQNRTAVPADLAPLARLMSVGDVLVQSDIAYELYNRPPPQQFWKSLDLPAAGLGDPVGYGTPTPNVSMYPMVDETTLASSPDARWPSPLEVLSVADPRPLVRGESTTGALVVAGDGVGLKDIAGLGLLDTTSPVLFSRTLDQHPTAMSSALAGGATLVVTDSNRRQTFLWNAVSGSAGVTLAASDPRPKVALDIFGHSPADAQTTSQVSGVASVQGVPTDPDHSPVMAIDGMRDTAWETHYGTPAVNKYWQVTLTQPTTTGHATILQRAPGDYQVDQWITRATLSFDGGSPVDVELGTSSRSGAGQVVTFPRRTFSTLRITIDATTLSSKAKRALAPASPVGLAEVGLAGARAQNVIAMPDDLLHSVGTASQSHRLVVVMTRQRVAPIPPAADPEPVLARTFTLPAARTFALAGTARVSASAADDTVDAVVGRPPADKGGTVAYSSGRLPGDVRATASAALDGDPTTMWSPGMGAANQQGAWIQVNRPQSSTVDHLNLVVAADGHHSVPTALRVQACDRLAADGRCPAGSQTAAVTLPAVADGRRRGATVGMPVHFAPVTGHDLTVTVTGLRTVTTKDYTSQAAISLPLGIAELGVPGTSVAAPGATLPATCRTDLLSVDGRPVPLAVTGSTATALGGGGLTVRPCGADAAGITLGPGSHVVVGTPGATTGFDIDQLVLDSAPGGGPAASGGTTGAATTAATTATAVRLAAPVPGPAPSVHVTSSSATTLHLRVTGATRPFWLVLGESINTGWTATVGATGHDLGPSTLIDGYANGWLVRPTGTGAFSVTLRWTPQSIENIMLVVSGLAVAACLALVLWPRRRRAPSGGPGDVAVASAAGTPPAHDAAGTPAMEDVPTMANPFAEGREITPALAAVVAAATGFVAAVLVPPPAFLAIFAGVALAMLAALVIPRARGLLALAVVGFAVGGAAYTVAKQASQHFPPGGWPVHFEAANVLVWTAIVFLGADAVVELLRRRRR; this is translated from the coding sequence TTGAGCCTGACGGCACCGAGCAGGACGGCGCGCGTCGGGCCCGCCGGACGCACCGGGTGGGCGCGCCCACCCGGTGGCTGGCTCGAGTACCTGGCGGTGGCGCTCATCGCCTTCGTGCCGCAGCTGTGGTCCCAGCCCGGCGTGGCCGACTCGGACACGAAGAGCTACCTCTACCTCGACCCCGGGCGCTACCTGGGTCAGTCGGCGTCGATGTGGAACCCCAACATCGGGCTCGGGACCGTCACCCACGAGCAGATCGGGTTCCTCTGGCCGCTCGACCCCTTCTTCTGGGCCGTCCACGCCCTCGGGATCCCCCTGTGGGTGGGCCAGCGCCTGTGGGTGGGGCTGCTCCTCTTCGGGGCCGGAGCGGGGGTGCTCTACCTGTGCCGGACCGTGGGCCTCGGTGGGCCCGGGCGGTTCGTGGCGGCCGTGGCCTACATGCTGTCGCCCTACTTCCTCCAGGACGTGGGCCGCATCGGCACCCTCGTCCTGCCGTGGGCGGGGCTCGGGTGGATGGTGGCCTTCGTCATCCGCGGTGTGCGCACCGGCGGCTGGCGCTACCCGGCGCTGTCCGCCCTGGTGTGGCTGACGGTCAGCGGCAACAACGCCAGCGGCCCGGTCTACGCGGCGGTGGCCCCGCTGCTGTGGCTGGTCTACGCCGTCTTCGTCGCCAAGGACCACACGCTGCGCCAGGCGTGGGGCGTGATCTGGCGCACGGCCATCCTCGTCGCCGGTGTCTCGCTGTGGTGGGCGTGGGCGCTCGCCATCGAGTCCGGGTACGGCCTGAACGTCCTGGGCACCACCGAGACCGTCTCGGCCGTGGCCAAGACGTCGCTGTCGTCCGAGGTGCTGCGGGGGCTCGGCTACTGGTTCTATTACGGCGCCGACCTCGCCGGTCCGTGGGCGGCCACGTCGGCGGGCTTCACCCAGGACCTGTGGCTGATCGGCCTGAGCTTCGCCGTCCCGCTCGTCGCCCTGGTGGCGGCCGTCGTCGTGCGCTGGCGCCAGCGCTTCTTCTTCCTGGTCCTGATCATCGTGGGGATGATCCTCGCCGTGGGGTCGCATCCCTACGGCGATCCCTCCATCCTGGGCGGCGTCATCAAGTCGTTCATGACCAAGACGACCGCCGGCCTGGCCCTGCGGTCGTCGGACCGGGCCACGCCCATCGTGCTGCTCGGCCTGGCCGTGCTCCTCGGCGCCGGGGTCACGGCGCTGGCGCACCGCCGCCGGCTGCTGGGGGCGGCCGCCACGGTCCTGACGCTGGCCACCGTGGCCGCCGCCAACCCGCCCGCGTGGAACGGCACCACCGTCCTCGACCGGTACACGTTCCCGACCCCGATCCCGAGCTACGTCACCCAGGCCGCCGACGCCCTCAACGCCACGCACCGCCAGACCCGCGTGCTCGCCGTCCCGGGGGACAACTTCGGCGCCTACCGCTACGGCAACACCGTCGACCCCATCTGGCCCGGGCTCCTGACGCGGCCCTTCGCCACCCACGAGCAGGTCGTGTCCGGTTCCCTCCCGAGCTACGACCTGCTGTACGCCCTCGACTACCCGATGCAGAACCGCACCGCCGTCCCCGCCGACCTCGCGCCCCTGGCCCGACTCATGAGCGTGGGCGACGTGCTGGTGCAGAGTGACATCGCCTACGAGCTCTACAACCGGCCCCCGCCACAGCAGTTCTGGAAGTCGCTCGACCTCCCTGCCGCCGGGCTCGGCGACCCCGTGGGCTACGGCACGCCCACGCCGAACGTGTCGATGTACCCGATGGTCGACGAGACCACCCTGGCGTCGTCCCCCGACGCCCGCTGGCCGTCGCCGCTCGAGGTGCTGTCGGTGGCCGACCCGCGCCCACTCGTGCGCGGCGAGTCCACCACCGGCGCCTTGGTGGTCGCCGGCGACGGCGTGGGCCTGAAGGACATCGCCGGGCTCGGCCTGCTCGACACGACGTCGCCCGTGCTCTTCTCCCGCACCCTCGACCAGCACCCCACGGCGATGTCGAGCGCCCTGGCCGGGGGGGCGACCCTCGTCGTCACCGACAGCAACCGCAGGCAGACGTTCCTGTGGAACGCGGTGTCGGGGAGCGCCGGGGTGACCCTGGCGGCCTCCGACCCCCGACCGAAGGTGGCCCTCGACATCTTCGGACACTCCCCCGCCGACGCCCAGACCACGTCCCAGGTGAGCGGCGTGGCGTCGGTCCAGGGCGTGCCGACGGACCCGGACCATTCGCCGGTCATGGCCATCGACGGCATGCGCGACACCGCCTGGGAGACCCACTACGGCACGCCCGCGGTGAACAAGTACTGGCAGGTCACGCTCACGCAGCCGACGACGACGGGCCACGCCACCATCCTGCAGCGCGCACCGGGTGACTACCAGGTCGACCAGTGGATCACGCGGGCCACGCTGTCGTTCGACGGGGGCTCGCCCGTGGACGTCGAGCTGGGGACGTCGTCGCGGTCCGGCGCCGGGCAGGTCGTCACCTTCCCCCGCCGCACGTTCAGCACCTTGCGCATCACCATCGACGCCACCACGTTGAGCTCGAAGGCGAAGCGCGCCCTCGCGCCCGCCTCCCCCGTGGGCCTGGCCGAGGTCGGCCTGGCCGGGGCGCGCGCCCAGAACGTGATCGCCATGCCCGACGACCTCCTGCATTCGGTGGGCACGGCGTCGCAGTCGCACCGCCTGGTCGTCGTGATGACCCGCCAGCGCGTGGCCCCCATCCCGCCCGCGGCGGACCCCGAGCCCGTGCTGGCCCGGACCTTCACCCTGCCCGCGGCGCGCACCTTCGCGCTCGCCGGGACCGCCCGCGTCAGCGCGTCGGCGGCCGACGACACCGTCGACGCCGTGGTCGGCCGGCCCCCGGCGGACAAGGGCGGGACCGTGGCGTACTCCTCGGGGCGGCTTCCCGGCGACGTGCGGGCCACCGCCTCCGCCGCCCTCGACGGCGACCCCACCACGATGTGGTCGCCCGGCATGGGGGCGGCGAACCAGCAGGGCGCCTGGATCCAGGTGAACCGGCCCCAGAGCTCGACCGTCGACCACCTGAACCTGGTGGTGGCGGCCGACGGTCACCACTCTGTGCCCACGGCGCTGCGCGTGCAGGCGTGCGACCGGCTCGCCGCCGACGGCCGCTGCCCGGCCGGGTCGCAGACGGCCGCCGTGACGCTCCCGGCGGTGGCCGACGGTCGCCGCCGGGGTGCCACCGTCGGCATGCCCGTGCACTTCGCGCCCGTGACGGGGCACGACCTCACCGTCACCGTCACCGGGCTCCGCACCGTGACGACGAAGGACTACACGTCGCAGGCGGCGATCTCTCTCCCCCTCGGCATCGCCGAGCTCGGCGTCCCGGGTACCTCGGTGGCGGCTCCGGGTGCCACGCTGCCCGCCACGTGCCGGACCGACCTCCTGTCGGTCGACGGCAGGCCCGTCCCGCTGGCGGTCACGGGTTCCACCGCCACCGCCCTGGGTGGCGGGGGGCTGACCGTGAGGCCCTGTGGTGCCGACGCCGCCGGGATCACCCTGGGGCCGGGCAGCCACGTCGTCGTGGGCACGCCCGGTGCGACCACGGGCTTCGACATCGACCAGCTGGTGCTGGACTCGGCCCCCGGCGGCGGGCCGGCTGCGAGCGGGGGCACCACGGGCGCCGCCACGACGGCGGCCACGACCGCGACCGCGGTGCGGCTGGCGGCGCCGGTCCCGGGACCGGCGCCGTCGGTGCACGTCACCTCGTCGTCGGCGACGACGCTGCACCTGCGGGTGACCGGCGCCACCCGCCCGTTCTGGCTCGTCCTGGGCGAGAGCATCAACACCGGCTGGACGGCCACCGTCGGCGCCACCGGGCACGACCTCGGCCCCTCGACGCTCATCGACGGCTACGCCAACGGCTGGCTGGTGCGGCCCACGGGGACGGGGGCGTTCTCCGTGACCCTGCGGTGGACGCCGCAGTCGATCGAGAACATCATGCTGGTGGTGTCGGGGCTCGCCGTCGCGGCCTGCCTGGCGCTCGTGCTGTGGCCCCGCCGTCGGCGGGCCCCGTCGGGTGGGCCGGGAGACGTGGCCGTGGCCAGCGCCGCCGGCACGCCTCCGGCCCACGACGCCGCCGGCACGCCGGCGATGGAGGACGTCCCGACCATGGCGAACCCCTTCGCCGAGGGCCGGGAGATCACGCCCGCGCTGGCGGCCGTCGTGGCCGCGGCGACGGGCTTCGTGGCTGCGGTGCTGGTGCCCCCGCCGGCGTTCCTGGCCATCTTCGCCGGCGTGGCGCTCGCCATGCTGGCGGCGCTGGTCATCCCCCGGGCGCGCGGGCTGTTGGCCCTGGCCGTGGTGGGCTTCGCCGTCGGGGGCGCCGCCTACACGGTGGCCAAGCAGGCCAGCCAGCATTTCCCGCCGGGAGGATGGCCCGTCCACTTCGAGGCGGCCAACGTGTTGGTGTGGACGGCCATCGTCTTCCTGGGCGCCGACGCCGTGGTGGAACTGCTGCGGCGCCGGCGTCGCTGA
- a CDS encoding glycosyltransferase family 4 protein — protein MTDVERQWGVLAVRGDEAVLDEVVLDPGLPTLSPTAMSSVTHVGRATGDHDERPGEFAMARLDRVAARALEIGLQRVQVLAWRDFEDPEAGGSELHAHRMATAWARAGLDITMRTSAAAGQKAITSRDGYHVIRKSGRHTVFPRSALSGLVGRRGRPDGIIEIWNGMPFFTPLWARCPRIVFLHHVHASMWRMVMSPGMARLGETLELRVAPPLYRHTRVLTPSTSSRQEILTMLRLDPSRVSVVPPGVDARFHTGTGKSTAPLVLAVGRLVPVKRLELLVDAVARARRVVPSLRFQIIGEGYERARLEAKIKAVGGTSWIDLTGYVSDDDLADAYRRAWVIASTSLREGWNMTITEAGACGTPAVVSDIAGHRDALTHGVSGLLVDPGDEFVEALVQVLTDTTLRESLARGAMARARNLTWEATAATTLGALVEEAEARL, from the coding sequence GTGACCGACGTCGAGCGTCAGTGGGGGGTTCTCGCCGTTCGCGGCGACGAGGCGGTCCTGGACGAGGTCGTCCTCGATCCGGGCCTCCCCACCCTGAGTCCCACGGCGATGTCGTCGGTGACGCACGTCGGGCGGGCCACCGGCGATCACGACGAGCGCCCCGGGGAATTCGCCATGGCGCGGCTCGACCGCGTGGCGGCCCGGGCCCTCGAGATCGGACTGCAGCGGGTGCAGGTGCTGGCCTGGCGTGACTTCGAGGACCCCGAGGCCGGGGGCTCCGAGCTCCACGCGCACCGCATGGCGACGGCCTGGGCCCGTGCCGGCCTCGACATCACCATGCGCACCTCGGCCGCGGCCGGCCAGAAGGCCATCACCAGCCGCGACGGGTACCACGTGATCCGCAAGTCCGGCCGCCACACCGTGTTCCCGCGCTCCGCGTTGAGCGGGCTCGTCGGCCGGCGCGGCCGGCCCGACGGGATCATCGAGATCTGGAACGGCATGCCCTTCTTCACCCCGCTGTGGGCCCGCTGCCCCCGTATCGTCTTCCTGCACCACGTGCACGCGTCCATGTGGCGCATGGTCATGTCACCCGGCATGGCGCGCCTCGGCGAGACGCTCGAGCTGCGTGTCGCCCCGCCGCTGTACCGCCACACCCGGGTGCTCACACCGTCGACGTCGTCGCGCCAGGAGATCCTGACCATGCTCCGGCTCGACCCCTCCCGGGTGAGTGTCGTCCCGCCGGGCGTCGACGCCCGGTTCCACACCGGCACCGGCAAGTCGACGGCCCCGCTGGTCCTGGCGGTGGGGCGCCTGGTGCCCGTGAAACGACTCGAGCTCCTCGTCGACGCCGTCGCCCGGGCGCGCCGGGTCGTGCCGAGCCTCCGCTTCCAGATCATCGGCGAGGGCTACGAGCGCGCCCGCCTCGAGGCCAAGATCAAGGCCGTCGGCGGGACGTCGTGGATCGACCTCACCGGCTACGTGTCCGACGACGACCTCGCCGACGCCTACCGGCGGGCGTGGGTCATCGCCAGCACGTCACTGCGCGAGGGCTGGAACATGACCATCACCGAGGCGGGTGCGTGCGGCACGCCCGCGGTCGTCTCCGACATCGCCGGGCACCGCGACGCGCTGACACACGGTGTGAGCGGGCTGCTCGTCGACCCCGGGGACGAATTCGTCGAGGCGCTCGTGCAGGTGCTCACCGACACGACGCTGCGTGAGAGCCTGGCGCGCGGCGCCATGGCGCGGGCCCGCAACCTGACCTGGGAGGCGACGGCCGCCACCACCCTCGGCGCGCTGGTCGAGGAGGCCGAAGCCCGCCTGTAG
- a CDS encoding class I SAM-dependent methyltransferase, with amino-acid sequence MTARSLQQLYEDPATPLISGSPRARLQAQMLVDVGSGAHRPLRAIDVGCGEGTWTAMAADFAKRAGVDVTIIGLDWSVAALEQARGHGLEVVRCSTEHPGLPIGSGSVDIVIVSEVIEHLVDPDTVLTEARRVLVPGGSLLLSTPNLAAWYNRGLLMVGVQPIFTEVSLQGIYGRPGHEVVGHLRVFTRRALQAMLEAHGFVDVVITGAPYHDVPRPLRPLDRLLCRTPSLSSILLASATAPRGTLGGRTGGSGSSRVHSGR; translated from the coding sequence ATGACGGCGCGGTCGCTCCAGCAGCTCTACGAGGACCCTGCCACACCGCTCATCTCGGGCTCGCCGCGCGCCAGGCTGCAGGCACAGATGCTGGTGGACGTCGGCTCGGGCGCGCACCGCCCGCTGCGCGCCATCGACGTGGGCTGCGGCGAGGGGACATGGACGGCCATGGCCGCCGACTTCGCCAAGCGGGCCGGTGTCGACGTCACCATCATCGGCCTCGACTGGTCCGTGGCCGCCCTCGAGCAGGCGCGCGGGCACGGGCTCGAGGTCGTGCGGTGCTCGACGGAGCATCCCGGCCTGCCGATCGGCTCGGGCAGCGTCGACATCGTCATCGTGAGCGAGGTCATCGAGCACCTCGTCGACCCCGACACCGTCCTCACCGAGGCGCGCCGTGTCCTCGTCCCCGGGGGGAGCCTGCTGCTGTCGACCCCCAACCTGGCCGCCTGGTACAACCGTGGCCTGCTCATGGTCGGCGTCCAACCGATCTTCACCGAGGTGAGCCTGCAGGGGATCTACGGTCGCCCCGGCCACGAGGTGGTGGGCCACCTCCGGGTCTTCACCCGCCGGGCGCTCCAGGCCATGCTGGAGGCCCACGGGTTCGTGGACGTGGTCATCACCGGGGCGCCCTACCACGACGTGCCCCGTCCGCTGCGGCCCCTCGACCGGCTGCTGTGCCGCACCCCGAGCCTGTCCTCCATCCTGCTGGCGTCGGCCACCGCTCCTCGAGGTACCCTCGGCGGACGGACCGGAGGGTCGGGGAGCTCGAGAGTCCACTCCGGGAGGTAA